A genomic stretch from Streptomyces sp. QL37 includes:
- a CDS encoding RNA-binding protein, with translation MLEEALEHLVKGIVDNPDDVQVASRDLRRGRVLEVRVHPDDLGKVIGRNGRTARALRTVVGAIGGRGIRVDLVDVDQVR, from the coding sequence ATGCTCGAGGAGGCTCTTGAGCACCTCGTGAAGGGCATCGTCGACAACCCCGACGATGTGCAGGTCGCCTCGCGTGACCTGCGCCGTGGACGCGTGCTCGAGGTCCGGGTTCACCCCGACGACCTCGGCAAGGTGATCGGCCGCAACGGCCGCACCGCGCGCGCCCTGCGTACCGTCGTGGGTGCCATCGGCGGCCGTGGAATCCGTGTCGACCTCGTCGATGTGGACCAGGTTCGCTGA
- the rpsP gene encoding 30S ribosomal protein S16, which yields MAVKIKLKRLGKIRSPHYRIIVADSRTRRDGRAIEEIGLYHPVQNPSRIEVNAERAQYWLSVGAQPTEPVLAILKLTGDWQAHKGLPAPAPLLQPEPKADKRALFEALATDGDEAKGEAITQKAKKSDKKADEAADAAASTESTEA from the coding sequence GTGGCAGTCAAGATCAAGCTGAAGCGTCTGGGCAAGATCCGTTCGCCTCACTACCGCATCATCGTCGCCGACTCCCGTACCCGCCGTGACGGCCGGGCCATCGAGGAGATCGGCCTGTACCACCCGGTGCAGAACCCCTCCCGCATCGAGGTCAACGCGGAGCGCGCGCAGTACTGGCTGTCCGTCGGCGCCCAGCCGACCGAGCCGGTCCTCGCGATCCTGAAGCTCACCGGTGACTGGCAGGCCCACAAGGGTCTCCCGGCCCCCGCGCCGCTGCTGCAGCCGGAGCCCAAGGCTGACAAGCGCGCCCTGTTCGAGGCCCTGGCCACGGACGGCGACGAGGCCAAGGGTGAGGCCATCACCCAGAAGGCCAAGAAGTCGGACAAGAAGGCGGACGAGGCGGCCGACGCTGCTGCGTCCACCGAGTCGACCGAGGCCTGA